Genomic DNA from Marnyiella aurantia:
GCACCGATGGTGAATAAGTAAATTTTTGGTTTAATTGCCCCCGCAGTACATTCAGCAAAAATTACAAATCAAAAAAAGTATCCGTCCCAAACTGAGACGGATATTTATTTATGGTTAAATTTTTAAAGTTCCTTCCTAAGCCTGGCTACCGGAATATTAAGCTGCTCCCGGTATTTTGCAATGGTACGGCGGGCAATATTGTAGCCTTTTTCCTTCAGGATACCTACCAGAGCGTCATCAGTATAAGGTTTACGCTTATTTTCCCTGTCTATGGCTTCCATAAGGTGCATTTTAATTTCCTTAGTTGACACTTCCTCACCGTCATCATTGGTCAGACTGTCGGAGAAGAGGTCTTTCAGGTAGATGATTCCGTTAGGTGTATCTGCATATTTACTTTTGACCACACGGGATATGGTCGATATATCAAAACCGGTTATATCGGCTACATCCTTCAGAATCATTGGTCTCAACGACTTATCGTCACCGGTGATAAAGTACTCTTTCTGAAGTTTTACAATAGCTGTAATCGTTTGTAGAAGCGTGTTCTGACGTTGGTTAATGGCGTCTATATACCACTTTGCTGCATCCAGCTTTTGCTTTATAAACAATGCTGCCTGCTTGTGCTCCGCCGATTTCTTGTCATGTGAGTAGGTAGACAGGATGTCCTTATATTCATCGGATACACGAAGTGACGGTGCATTCTTACTGTTAAGCAAAGGAATAACCTCAGGTTGCTCCCCATTTTTTTTCTCATTTACCTGAATCACAAAATCCGGAATAATTTCCTGGTTGATTGTGATCGTTTGTGTATCAAAATTTCCGCCCACTCTTGGTGAAAGTCTGGATATTTCGTCCAGTGCATCCTTCAGGTCGTCCTCGTCCACATCATACTTCTGCATGATCTTGTTGTAGTGCTTATTGGTAAGGGCATCGAACTGATTACGGAGGATATTGGCCGCCAAAGTAATCGCCTTATCGGCAGTTACTTTCTTCTCAATCTGCAGAAGCAGGCATTCCTGAAGGTTACGGGCACCAACTCCGGGTGGATCCAGTTTCTGAACATAGTTATCCAGGATATCCTCTACATTTTCCTTTGTAGTATAAATTCCCTGAGAAAATGCCAGATCATCTACAATTGCTTTCAGTTCGCGGCGAAGATAACCGTCGGTATCAAGGTTTCCAATGATATACTCAGCAATTTTAAGATCATCATTTTCAATGTTAATCAGGCGGATTTGCTCCAGCAGGTAATCATAAAGCGACTGACCTTCTGTAAGCAAACTTTCATTATCGAATTCCTCATCATCGGCCGAATAGTTACTGGAAGAGGTCTTATAGCTGGGTTCATCATCAAAAAGATACTCATTTACGTCAAAATCAGTATCAATACTGCTGTTTCCTTCATCTTCATATTCAGCAACCGGCTCTTCCTTGCCGTCATTATCTTCATCCTTTCTTTCAAGTGCTGGATTTTCTTCCAGTTCGCGTTCCAGCTCTTCCTCAAACTCCAGCGTATGCAGCTGTATGAGCTTCATAAGCTGTATCTGTTGGGGGGCAAGTTTTTGTCCGAGTCTGAGTTGAAGGTTTTGTTTCAGCATATTCTTTTCTGCAAATTATTTGTGCGTAGCAAAAGTAGGGATTGATTAATTTCAGCGATTACAGATTAATTCTATATTCTTACAAGATTCTGTTAAAACTCTGCATTCTTGGGCGTTCGCGGGAATGGGATTACGTCACGGATGTTGGTCATACCTGTTACAAACAGAACTAATCTTTCCAGACCCAAACCAAAACCGGCATGTGGTACGGAACCGAATTTTCGGGTGTCCATATACCACCAAAGCTCATGCTCATCCACGTTCATATCCTGCATTTTCGCTTTCAGGACATCCAGCCTTTCTTCCCGCTGCGAACCACCGATGATCTCACCAATGCCCGGAAACAGGACATCCATAGCCGCAACGGTTTTATTATCATCGTTCAAGCGCATATAGAAAGCCTTGATCTCCTTTGGATAATCGAAAAGAACCACAGGGCTTTCAAAATGTTTTTCCACCAGGAAGCGCTCATGCTCGCTCTGCAGGTCAATTCCCCAACGGTCTACAGGATACTGGAATTTACCCTTTTTGTTCTCTTTGGAGTTCATCAGGATCTCGATAGCTTCCGTATAGGAAACCCGCATAAAGCGTTTTTTGATAACGTTTTCCAGTTTTTCAATCAAACCTTCTTTTGCACGGTCCTTTTCGGGCTTCTGTTTTTGTTCGTCAGCAAATCGGCTGTTCAGGAACTCAAGGTCTTCGGCACAGTTCTTCAGAACATAGCTGATGACGTATTTCAGGAAATCCTCTGCCAGGTCGATATTGTTTTCAAGGTTATTGAAGGCTACTTCGGGCTCCACCATCCAGAATTCGGCAAGGTGACGCGTCGTGTTGGAATTTTCGGCACGGAAAGTGGGTCCAAAGGTATAAACCCTGCCTAATCCCATAGCTGCAGTTTCCGCTTCAAGCTGACCAGATACGGTAAGGTTGGTTTTCTTTCCGAAGAAATCTTCAGTATAGTCTATTTCTCCCTCCTCATTTCTTGGGATATTGTTGAGGTCGAAATTGGTTACGCTAAACATCTCACCGGCACCTTCGGCATCTGCGCCTGTGATGATCGGTGTATTGATGTAGAAGAAATGGTTTTTGTTATAGAATTCGTGAATCGCAAAACTAACGGCACTGCGAACTCGGAACACTGCCGAAAACAAATTGGTCCGGAAACGCAGATGAGCCTGCTCCCGAAGCACTTCCAGTGAATGTTTTTTAGGCTGAAGGATGGTCTTGTCGCGCTCTTCAGTAAAATTATCACCTAAAATAACAATTTTTTTGGCGATGATTTCAATGACCTGTCCGCTTCCCTGGCTTTCCACCACTTCACCTGTAATTTTCAGTGAAGAGGCTACGCTGATTTTACTGATGGTGTCTTTATCAAAATTTTCGAAATCCACAACTATCTGAAGGTTCGCCATTGTAGATCCATCGTTAAGTGCGATGAAACGGTTGGAGCGGAATGCCCGCACCCAGCCCTGTACAGTAATATCGTGATGAAGTATTTTTTTGTAGTCTCCGAGGAGTTCTTTAATGATCATTTTTTTCATTGCTGTCTTAGTCAGTTCTAGCAAATATAGCACTTTTGGCTCATTTTTGCGGGCTGGATTCGTCTAATTTTAAGTAGTGCGCCCGGAAGATGTTCATCTGCCTTCGGCACAATTATCATTCATCTTTCACTGCGGGGGTGGTATACACTTCCAGCAAACCATCAGGAAGCTGCATCGTGATTATCTTATCTGTGCGGTTGACCTCTACGATCCAGTCTTTAATCACCGGGATAATCACCTCTTTACCCTGCAAATCAAGAATAAAGTAATGCTGCGCAATCTGGTCATTTATTTCCTTAACGGTTCCGCAGGAATTGCCCTGCTCATCACGGATTTCAAAGCCAAGGACTTCATGATAATAAAACTGGTTTCCTGTGAGTTCAGGAAGAGTGATGAGCGGCATAAAGACATTCTTGTTCACCAGTTGTTCTGCCATTGCAAGGTTGGCATTCTTAAAATACACAATTTTGGTATTGTCTCGGCTCCACTGCTGTTTCTCTACAAAAAAGGGCACCAACAGACCGTTCACTTCTACAAATAGGCCTTCCAGTTTATTATAGTGATCTGCCTGATCGGTATCCAGTTTCAGAATTACATTTCCAGCCAGTCCGTGGGTCCGGGTAATCTTTCCCAGATAATAACAGTCTTCTTTTTTCATTTTTATTATTTATGATTCGCTGACGGTTTCGGAGTTAACCTTACGCCGCCAACAGCATTGCAAATATACTGTTTAAAATAAAAAAGACGCCTCAAAGGCGTCTTCTGTACTTTATCCAGTGAGATAAGATTAAGCTTTCGCTTCGTCTGCAGCTTCACCGTCTTCTTTTTTAGGAGCTACTGCATCTGCAATTTTCTCAGTAACATTTGCTACAGTTTCCTTTACGGAATCTACAGCACCAACTACTGCTGCTGCTGCACCACCAATTGTTTCTGCTACATTTTCAACAACTGATTTTTCAGCAGTCTCTTCTGCTGCTTCAGCATTTTTAGCATCTTCAGCTGCTTTTTCTTCTGCTGCTTTCGCATCAGCTGCTGCTTTTTCCTCTGCAAGTTTTGCATCAGCTTCCGCTTTTGCATCTGCCTCAACTTTCGCTGCTGCATCAACTCTTGCCTGGTTTACTTTAGCTTCTGCTTCCAAAGCTGCCTGCTTAGCATCTGCTTTAGATTTAGCCAAACCATCAGTTTTACCGCTTACCTGCTTTTCTTTAGTTTCCAACCAGGCACCGAATCTCTTCTCTGCTTCAGCTTCGTCAAAAGCACCTTTAGCTACACCACCCATAAGGTGTTTTTTGTAAAGGGCCCCTTTGTAAGAAAGAATTGCTCTTGCAGTATCCGTAGGCTGAGCACCGTTGTTTAACCACTGTACAGCTGCATCAACATTAAGTTCGATGGTTGCTGGGTTAGTAATTGGATTGTAAGTACCGATTTTCTCGATGAATTTACCATCTCTTTTTGCTCTTGCATCGGCAACTACGATGTGGAAAAAAGGCTTTCCTTTTTTACCGTGTCTTTGTAATCTGATTTTTACTGACATAAATGTTTGATTTTGTGGGAACTCGTCCCGTTAAATATTAAGTGTGCAAAGATAACCAATTTTGTGGAATTGAACACTTACGCAATAAAAAAAAATATCAGATTTCATTCTGTTCAGATTCAAGTGCTCCCAGATAGAAAAGACCATAACACGTTTCATTCTCTGCAAGTTCCAGATAACCGTCCAGATACCTGATCAGGCCCGGCGAACTCCAATAGCAGCCTATAGTATTAGCGGTACAGGTCAGATACATATTCTGCACTCCCATTGCCACCGCAGCAATCTCCTCCCATTCCGGTACCAAACCACTGAACGCCACCGAAATACTGATAATGGCACCGGCTTTATTTACCTTGGCAGGTATATCGTCATATTTTTTCTGAAGGAATGAAGCGGGCGCTGTTGTTTCACGGTAAATCTCAGCAAGTTTAATCCCAAGATCATTCTTGGCTTCATCGGTAAACACGCGGAAACGCCATGGTTTCGTCCTTTTGTGATTAGGAACGAACTTCGCCGAATCCAGTATGGACTGAAGCACGCCCGGTGAAAGAGTTTCCCCGGTGTAATCTTTTGGAAAAGTGCTTTTCCGTGATTCTATGATCTCTTTTAATATCTGACTTTTATCCATCAGACAAAATTAGTGAACTTTTACCGACAGGGATGTATGAAAGAAAAGGAGTTTTGCGTCACTTTACAACACCTCTTCAATACGCTGGTGAATATTGTTAAGGGTAAACTCATCCCCCGCTTTCTTGCCCTTCATGATTTGCGCCATCGGGCTTTTTTCTGAAATTGCGTAAAACCGGTCACCTTCAAAAAAGAATTCACCCACTGAAACTGAAATATAAAATCTGGCCTTATTGGTGATGACAAGTGAACCCACACCTGCAGCTACCGTTCCTTTGTTAAGGACACGCTGCATTTCGCGCTGCATACTTTTAAGGGCAGCCATCTGACGGTCCAGATGGTAAATCTCGCTTTGAATTTCTTCCCGTATGGAATCATACTTACTTGTTTTCTTAATGTCGCGGCTGGCTTCCAGCGTGAAATTCAGGTAAAATTCAAGAGTCTTCACCTTGCCGGACAGCATTTCCTGCACATACGTACGCAACTCATTTTTGTTGTAAACAGCCTTCTGCATAAAAAAACATCAATACAGCAGTCATCCGTAATCGGAATCTCACCAGTTAAAATTAATCCTTTTTAAAACAAAAAATGTGCACTTTTATTTTAGAAGCTCAGGCCGCCGTAGCGGAAAAAACTGCCGACAATAAGCATCAGGATCCCAATCACCGTTACACAGATGATGTGAAAAGCCATAACAGGCAGGGTTCGGGTACTTAGCTTCGGGAGTACAAAGATATTGGCGCTTAATGCAAAAAGTATGGTCGTGAAAAGCAAAGTGAGCTTTACCGAAACGGCAGTTTCTACAGGATTTGCAAAATGAAACCACTGCGACACATCAACCCCAAACTGGTATGCCATCCAAATTCCTGTGACTACCATTATCAGTAGTGCGGGAATACCGATCTTTTCATATTTTCTTTCGAAAGCGAGCAGGAGTTCAGGATCACGCTTCTTCAGGACTTCAGGAAGGATACCCAAAGCAAGTACAAGGTGTCCGCCTACCCAAACGGCGGCACCGAGCAGATGTAAAATTAAAAGGAAATGATGCGACATTCTGCAAAGTTACATGCTGTAGATTAAAGTAGGTATGACCAGAATCATAGCCAGCAGACGGTATTTTATTTTTCTGAAAGCTGCTTCAGTGTTTCAAGACCGCTACCGTAGGACTTATCCATCTGGCCGTCCATAAAAATGGACATCAGGTTCATCGGATAGTCCAGTTCGCAGTCCATATCCCAGGTCACTTTGGTGGTACTTCCCTGCGGAGTTAATATGATATTGGATGTAGCATCACTTTCAAAAGGTCTGGAAAAAAGCATCTTTGTGCTCTGTTTTTGGTTAGGCACCAATGCGGTAATGATATGACAACCCGCGCCGGCATCATCGTTTCCATCCCAACAATACTGGTCACCCAGCTGTCCGCTGTTCCCGGAATAATCAATTTTCATATTCGGATCCAGCTTCATCCAGGGATTCCAGTTATTGAAAGATCTCATCGAACTGATGTTTTGGTATACTTTTTCGGCAGGAGCGTTTATGGTAATTGATTTTTCAAAATGGTAATCTTTGCCAATGGCAAACATGACAATAAGAAGGACAGCCAGGATGGCCACGATGATCTTCAGGAAAGTTTTCATAGTTGATTAGTTTAACACAAATGTAAAATTATTATTTTGAGTATTTTTACCTCGAAAAGCATGTTACAGCTTATTAATTCTATTAAATTAAGATTTATACAATGAAGAACCCTTTGTCAGAACCCTTCCAAACCATACACTCCTCAGCACCGTTTGCCGAAATTAAAGAAGAACATTTTTTACCTGCGTTTCAGGAACTCATAAAAACCTCCGAAGAGGAAATAAACGGAATCCTTAACAATGATGCTGAACCCACATTTGAAAATGTCATTGAAGCCCTATCCTATTCCGGAAAGCAGTTGGATGTGGTTTCGGGAATTTTCTTCAACCTGAATTCGGCGGAAACAAATGATGAAATCCAGAAGATTGCCCAGGAAGTATCACCAATGTTGACTGAATATTCGGCAAGAATATCGCAGAATGAAGTCCTTTTTGAAAAGATTAAAAAAGTCTATGATGAAAAGGAAAAATATAATCTGGACGAAGAACAGCAGATGCTGCTAAACGACACCTACAAAGGATTTGTACGGAGCGGTGCACTTCTGAATGGTGCCGACAAGGAAAGATTTAAAGAAATCAGCATTGAACTTTCTAAAAAATCGCTGCAGTTTGGGCAAAATGTATTGGCTGAAACCAATAACTACTTTAAACACATCACAGACGAAAATGAGCTCAAAGGCATTCCGGAGGCCATTCTTCAGCAGTACCGTGAAGAAGCAAAATCCCGGGACCTGGATGGATATGTGATCACATTGCAGTTCCCCAGCTATCTGCCGGCAATGACCTATGCCGAAAACCGTGACCTCCGAAAGGAACTCGCCCTGGCATACGGCAAGAAATCCTTTAACAATAATGAATTTGACAATCAGGAACTTATCCGCGAAATCATAGCGCTGAAGCAGGAGAAAGCCCGTTTGCTTGGATATGCAAATTATTCAGAATTTGTGCTGGAAGAAAGGATGGCCAAATCACCCGGTCAGGTCTTAAACTTCCTGAACGAACTTCTGGAAAAGGCAAGACCTTATGCTGAAAAAGAGATAGCCGAACTGAAAGAACTTGCAAAAGCTGACGGGATTGATGAGATGCATAGCTATGACCACAGTTTCTATGCGGAAAAACTTAGGAAAAAGAAATTCGATATTGACGATGAGGAACTGAAACCTTACTTCCAGCTGGAAAAGGTGGAAGAAGCGGTCTTCACATTGGCGGATAAACTCTTCGGACTTGAATTCAGAGAGACCCACGACGTACAGAAATATCATGAGGAGGTAAAAACGTATGAGATATTTGAAAACGGCGAATTCAAGGCACTACTGTACACTGACTATTTTCCGCGGAAAGGTAAGAGGGCCGGCGCATGGATGACGAGTTTCAGAAACCAATACAGAGAAGCAGGCCAAAACATCCGTCCGCATATTTCCGTGGTTTGTAATTTTTCCAAACCAAGCGCAGAAACACCCAGTTTGCTCACGTTCCAAGAAGTAACAACCCTTTTCCACGAATTTGGTCATGCGCTGCATGGAGTTTTGGCCGATACCACTTACCCTAA
This window encodes:
- the rpoN gene encoding RNA polymerase factor sigma-54; amino-acid sequence: MLKQNLQLRLGQKLAPQQIQLMKLIQLHTLEFEEELERELEENPALERKDEDNDGKEEPVAEYEDEGNSSIDTDFDVNEYLFDDEPSYKTSSSNYSADDEEFDNESLLTEGQSLYDYLLEQIRLINIENDDLKIAEYIIGNLDTDGYLRRELKAIVDDLAFSQGIYTTKENVEDILDNYVQKLDPPGVGARNLQECLLLQIEKKVTADKAITLAANILRNQFDALTNKHYNKIMQKYDVDEDDLKDALDEISRLSPRVGGNFDTQTITINQEIIPDFVIQVNEKKNGEQPEVIPLLNSKNAPSLRVSDEYKDILSTYSHDKKSAEHKQAALFIKQKLDAAKWYIDAINQRQNTLLQTITAIVKLQKEYFITGDDKSLRPMILKDVADITGFDISTISRVVKSKYADTPNGIIYLKDLFSDSLTNDDGEEVSTKEIKMHLMEAIDRENKRKPYTDDALVGILKEKGYNIARRTIAKYREQLNIPVARLRKEL
- the asnS gene encoding asparagine--tRNA ligase; its protein translation is MKKMIIKELLGDYKKILHHDITVQGWVRAFRSNRFIALNDGSTMANLQIVVDFENFDKDTISKISVASSLKITGEVVESQGSGQVIEIIAKKIVILGDNFTEERDKTILQPKKHSLEVLREQAHLRFRTNLFSAVFRVRSAVSFAIHEFYNKNHFFYINTPIITGADAEGAGEMFSVTNFDLNNIPRNEEGEIDYTEDFFGKKTNLTVSGQLEAETAAMGLGRVYTFGPTFRAENSNTTRHLAEFWMVEPEVAFNNLENNIDLAEDFLKYVISYVLKNCAEDLEFLNSRFADEQKQKPEKDRAKEGLIEKLENVIKKRFMRVSYTEAIEILMNSKENKKGKFQYPVDRWGIDLQSEHERFLVEKHFESPVVLFDYPKEIKAFYMRLNDDNKTVAAMDVLFPGIGEIIGGSQREERLDVLKAKMQDMNVDEHELWWYMDTRKFGSVPHAGFGLGLERLVLFVTGMTNIRDVIPFPRTPKNAEF
- the rimM gene encoding ribosome maturation factor RimM (Essential for efficient processing of 16S rRNA) gives rise to the protein MKKEDCYYLGKITRTHGLAGNVILKLDTDQADHYNKLEGLFVEVNGLLVPFFVEKQQWSRDNTKIVYFKNANLAMAEQLVNKNVFMPLITLPELTGNQFYYHEVLGFEIRDEQGNSCGTVKEINDQIAQHYFILDLQGKEVIIPVIKDWIVEVNRTDKIITMQLPDGLLEVYTTPAVKDE
- a CDS encoding nitroreductase family protein, whose product is MDKSQILKEIIESRKSTFPKDYTGETLSPGVLQSILDSAKFVPNHKRTKPWRFRVFTDEAKNDLGIKLAEIYRETTAPASFLQKKYDDIPAKVNKAGAIISISVAFSGLVPEWEEIAAVAMGVQNMYLTCTANTIGCYWSSPGLIRYLDGYLELAENETCYGLFYLGALESEQNEI
- a CDS encoding copper resistance protein CopD — translated: MSHHFLLILHLLGAAVWVGGHLVLALGILPEVLKKRDPELLLAFERKYEKIGIPALLIMVVTGIWMAYQFGVDVSQWFHFANPVETAVSVKLTLLFTTILFALSANIFVLPKLSTRTLPVMAFHIICVTVIGILMLIVGSFFRYGGLSF
- a CDS encoding SRPBCC family protein codes for the protein MKTFLKIIVAILAVLLIVMFAIGKDYHFEKSITINAPAEKVYQNISSMRSFNNWNPWMKLDPNMKIDYSGNSGQLGDQYCWDGNDDAGAGCHIITALVPNQKQSTKMLFSRPFESDATSNIILTPQGSTTKVTWDMDCELDYPMNLMSIFMDGQMDKSYGSGLETLKQLSEK
- a CDS encoding M3 family metallopeptidase, translated to MKNPLSEPFQTIHSSAPFAEIKEEHFLPAFQELIKTSEEEINGILNNDAEPTFENVIEALSYSGKQLDVVSGIFFNLNSAETNDEIQKIAQEVSPMLTEYSARISQNEVLFEKIKKVYDEKEKYNLDEEQQMLLNDTYKGFVRSGALLNGADKERFKEISIELSKKSLQFGQNVLAETNNYFKHITDENELKGIPEAILQQYREEAKSRDLDGYVITLQFPSYLPAMTYAENRDLRKELALAYGKKSFNNNEFDNQELIREIIALKQEKARLLGYANYSEFVLEERMAKSPGQVLNFLNELLEKARPYAEKEIAELKELAKADGIDEMHSYDHSFYAEKLRKKKFDIDDEELKPYFQLEKVEEAVFTLADKLFGLEFRETHDVQKYHEEVKTYEIFENGEFKALLYTDYFPRKGKRAGAWMTSFRNQYREAGQNIRPHISVVCNFSKPSAETPSLLTFQEVTTLFHEFGHALHGVLADTTYPNLSGTSVKWDFVELPSQFLENFCYEPDFLKTFARHYQTGETLPDDKIQKISDSKNFMEGYQTLRQIGLGKLDMAYHSTPEKIGDVKTFEVKETEGTNLYPANPETATSPAFSHIFQGGYSAGYYSYKWAEVLDADAFQYFKENGIFNPETAAKYRRLLAAGGTKDPMELYKEFRGSEPKVESLLKRAFG